A window from Festucalex cinctus isolate MCC-2025b chromosome 4, RoL_Fcin_1.0, whole genome shotgun sequence encodes these proteins:
- the fhod1 gene encoding FH1/FH2 domain-containing protein 1 isoform X5 yields MSAVTCRVQFLLDQDPFICTNFPEPRRPPSLDVDENAPLSQVVPLVHKLLDAPLKLEECTLQACPQGNYLDLDSSLAEQRDDLESFYQEVTKGKKPLLTLRTHLTVRVHAILEKLYNSHGPELRRSLFSLKQLFQDDKDLVPEFVASEGLTCLVKVGAEADHNYQNYILRALSQIMLFVDGMNGVVNHSETLEWLYTLTGSESRLLVKTSLKLLIVFVEYQESNSPALIAAVNAVDARRGVPAWSYVMDILHERTASDDELLVFAITLVNKTLAALPDQDSFYDVADCLESLGMEDVVARNLAGAGAQPHLKTQFHVYETALRHEDGDISDPAPHLRKERRKMAGGEQEVRRRRRSSNQNAAEPTATASSAGSSPCASSGGSPALSAASSPSGSLRGSPTPPSPASASASPPLHRHDDHDDNDDNDDSDAKTPPSPKSRIFSKAQSQDTPAAAASQDPPIPCRSPSDHPSANKTSFNADEVFRGPDERNENVNVDDKPVLRRFEDTFLRSLVASQWEKKRRSQHLSRSKLSSSDDVITQGPAANEDEDTNGGLPANGVPCPPQRQPGGVQRQVSTLSNDRKFLLDMLFSKASAPGAPAAPSATAPSPDNGGAGEDDHFLPGEGGHVSNGDGDGEAAVPRVLRRLSSFQARSLESAAPSESSASRRAELEGLEGSAQVALARLAEEQQKRCVRQQSSVDVEGPAQRLESTQMTPLGPGGGPGDAWDRLQPSGASLRIKDLDFSDLLDEEDVDVLDMDTSDSASSCSSAPAPLGGAPPPPPPLPGGLAPPPPPPLPGSLAPPPPPPLPGSLAPPPPPPLPGGPAPPPPPPLPGSLAPPPPPPPPSSGAPSPLVGKKKKTVKLFWRELKPTSAPSKCRFGRGTVWASLDTVQVDTGRLEHLFESRAKEMPIVKKAAETKKSEILVLDSKRSNAINIGMTVLPAVHVIKAAILNFDEFAISKEGIEKILTMTPTEEEKRKIQEAQLANPDVPLGPAERFLSGLASVSALTPRLQLWSFKLNYDTLEKEIAEPLFDLKLAMEQLSANQTFRRILATLLAIGNFLNGSHAAGFELAYLEKVTEVKDTVQRQSLLHHTCNLITENHPQSSDVYSEIPAVTRSAKVPRRSLLSSYPNFNIRYYRHNMRVDFELLAENLVQLERRCKASWENLKVVSKHETKSALKNKMADFLKDCTQRIVILKVVHRRVINRFHSFLLFLGQPAASARDTKATAFCRVISEFALEYRTTRERALALKRKRDKHRERTKTRGKMITETEKFSGAVPCSDITAPVSAALEAESEREAEHHNMTQMLTDERAPPRRSRTARSSAGPSPSPSARWRSSSPQDEDDIMERLVKSVTRNPSDRTSSPKSRKRSRLNRKSMRRTLKSGVSADVIQALGLDKSDHV; encoded by the exons AGAAGTTGTACAACAGCCACGGTCCGGAGCTGCGCCGCTCGCTCTTCTCGCTCAAGCAGCTGTTCCAG gaTGACAAGGACCTGGTTCCCGAGTTCGTGGCGTCCGAGGGTTTGACGTGTTTGGTGAAAGTTGGAGCCGAGGCCGACCACAACTACCAGAATTACATCCTCAGAG CCCTCAGTCAGATCATGTTGTTCGTGGACGGCATGAACGGCGTGGTCAACCACAGCGAAACTCTGGAGTGGCTCTACACcctgacaggaagtgag TCTCGTCTGCTGGTCAAAACGTCCCTCAAGCTCCTCATCGTCTTTGTGGAATATCAAGAATCCAACAGCCCCGCCCTCATCGCCGCCGTCAACGCCGTCGACGCGCGCAGAG GCGTGCCGGCGTGGTCGTACGTGATGGACATCCTGCACGAGCGGACGGCCAGCGACGACGAGCTGCTGGTCTTCGCCATCACTTTGGTCAACAAGACGCTGGCGGCGCTCCCCGACCAGGATTCCTTTTACGACGTCGCCGACTGCCTGGAGAGTCTCGGCATGGAAGACGTGGTCGCCAGGAACCTCGCCGGCGCCGGCGCGCAGCCCCACCTCAAAACGCAGTTCCACGTATACGAG ACAGCCCTGCGACACGAGGACGGCGACATCTCGGACCCCGCCCCTCACCTGCGAAAAGAGCGTCGCAAGATGGCCGGCGGCGAGCAGGAGGTGCGCAGGCGTCGCCGCTCGTCCAACCAGAACGCGGCCGAGCCGACGGCGACGGCGTCCTCCGCCGGCTCCTCCCCCTGCGCGTCGTCCGGCGGCAGCCCCGCCCTCTCCGCCGCCTCCAGCCCCTCGGGATCCCTCCGGGGCTCGCCGACTCCTCCGTCTCCTGCCTCGGCCTCGGCCTCGCCCCCGCTCCATCGCCACGACGACCACGACGACAACGACGACAACGATGACAGCGACGCAAAGACGCCGCCCAGCCC GAAGTCCAGGATCTTCTCCAAGGCCCAAAGCCAGGacacgcccgccgccgccgcctcgcaGGATCCGCCCATTCCCTGCAG GTCGCCTTCGGATCATCCCAGCGCCAACAAGACGTCTTTCAA CGCCGACGAGGTTTTCCGCGG CCCAGATGAGCGTAACGAGAACGTGAACGTGGACGACAAGCCCGTTCTCAGGAGGTTTGA AGACACCTTCCTGCGCAGTTTGGTGGCCAGCCAATGGGAGAAGAAGAGGCGGAGTCAACACCTGAGCCGCTCCAAGCTGTCCTcgtctgatgatgtcatcacacaGGGACCCGCGGCAAATGAGGACGAGGACACCAATGGGGGACTTCCTGCCAATG gtgtGCCGTGCCCCCCCCAGCGCCAGCCAG GTGGCGTCCAGCGTCAAGTCAGCACGCTGTCCAACGACAGGAAGTTCCTTCTGGACATGCTCTTCTCCAAGGCCTCGGCCCCCGGGGCCCCCGCGGCCCCTTCCGCCACCGCACCCAGCCCCGACAACGGCGGCGCCGGGGAAGATGATCACTTCCTGCCTGGTGAGGGAGGCCACGTCTCAAACGGTGACG GCGACGGCGAGGCGGCAGTTCCGCGGGTGCTGCGACGTCTGTCCAGCTTCCAAGCGCGCTCGCTGGAGTCGGCCGCTCCCAGCGAGAGCAGCGCCTCCCGCAGGGCCGAGCTGGAAGGCCTGGAAGGCTCCGCCCAGGTGGCGCTGGCGAGGCTGGCCGAAGAGCAGCAG AAGCGTTGCGTGCGCCAGCAGAGCAGCGTGGACGTGGAGGGTCCCGCCCAGCGGCTGGAGAGCACCCAGATGACCCCGCTGGGGCCCGGCGGCGGTCCCGGGGACGCGTGGGACCGCCTCCAGCCCAGCGGCGCCAGCCTCCGCATCAAAGACTTGGACTTCTCGGACCTGCTGGACGAGGAGGACGTCGACGTTCTGGACATGGACACGTCGGACTCtgcctcttcctgctcttctgCGCCGGCCCCCTTAGGGGgggctcctccccctcctcctcccctccctGGTGGCctggctcctccccctcctcctcccctccctGGCAGCTtggctcctcctccacctccgccCCTCCCTGGCAGCCttgctcctccccctcctcctcccctccccGGCGGTccggctcctccccctcctcctcccctccctGGCAGCTTggctcctcctccccctccgcctcctccctcaTCTGGCGCGCCATCCCCGTTGGTgggtaagaagaagaagacggtgAAGTTGTTCTGGCGCGAACTGAAGCCGACGTCGGCGCCGTCCAAGTGTCGCTTTGGGCGGGGCACGGTGTGGGCGTCGCTGGACACGGTGCAAGTGGACACGGGGCGGCTGGAGCACCTGTTTGAGTCCAGAGCCAAAGAGATGCCCATTGTCAAG AAAGCGGCGGAGACCAAGAAGTCCGAGATCCTGGTCCTGGACTCCAAGCGGTCCAACGCCATCAACATCGGGATGACGGTCCTGCCCGCCGTTCACGTCATCAAGGCCGCCATCCTCAACTTCGACGAGTTTGCCATCAGCAAGGAGGGCATCGAG AAGATCCTGACGATGACGCCGACGGAGGAGGAGAAGCGGAAGATCCAGGAGGCGCAGCTGGCCAATCCGGACGTTCCGCTGGGGCCGGCCGAGCGCTTCCTGTCCGGCCTGGCCTCCGTCAGCGCCTTGACCCCCCGCCTGCAGCTTTGGTCCTTCAAGCTCAACTACGACACTCTGGAGAAG GAGATCGCGGAGCCGCTGTTTGACCTGAAATTGGCCATGGAGcagctgtcggccaatcagacctTCAGGAGGATCCTGGCCACGCTGCTCGCCATCGGAAACTTCCTCAACGGCTCCCAC gcCGCGGGCTTCGAGCTGGCCTACCTGGAGAAGGTGACGGAGGTGAAGGACACGGTCCAGCGGCAGTCTCTGCTCCATCACACCTGCAACTTGATCACGGAAAATCACCCGCAATCCTCCGACGTGTACTCGGAGATCCCGGCCGTCACACGCTCCGCAAAGGTGCCTCGTCGTTCGCTTCTTTCCTCATATCCAAACTTCAAca tacgATATTATCGTCACAATATGAGA GTGGACTTTGAGCTTCTGGCGGAGAATCTGGTCCAGCTGGAGAGACGCTGCAAAGCGTCGTGGGAAAACCTGAAGGTGGTCTCCAAGCACGAGACCAAAAGCGCCCTGAAGAACaagatggccgacttcctgaAGGACTGCACGCAGCGGATCGTCATCCTCAAGGTGGTCCACAGGCGAGTCATCAACAG GTTCCACTCGTTCCTGCTGTTCCTGGGCCAGCCGGCGGCGTCGGCGCGCGACACCAAAGCGACCGCCTTCTGCCGCGTCATCAGCGAGTTCGCGCTGGAGTACCGCACCACGCGCGAGAGGGCGCTGGCGCTCAAGCGCAAGCGGGACAAACACCGGGAGAGGACCAAGACGCGAGGAAAGATGATCACCGAG ACGGAGAAGTTCTCGGGGGCGGTGCCTTGCTCCGACATCACCGCCCCCGTCTCGGCGGCGCTGGAGGCGGAGTCCGAGCGGGAGGCGGAGCACCACAACATGACGCAGATGCTGACGGACGAGCGAGCGCCGCCGAGACGCTCGCGCACCGCCCGCA GTTCGGCGGGTCCGAGTCCGAGTCCGTCCGCCCGCTGGCGGTCTTCGTCGCCGCAGGACGAAGACGACATCATGGAACGTCTGGTCAAGTCGGTCACCCGCAACCCGTCGGATCGGACGTCCAGTCCCAAAAGCCGCAAGCGCTCCCGACTCAACAGGAAGTCCA tgAGGAGGACGCTGAAGAGCGGCGTGAGCGCGGACGTCATTCAGGCTTTGGGACTGGACAAGAGCGACCACGTCTGA
- the fhod1 gene encoding FH1/FH2 domain-containing protein 1 isoform X3, with protein MSAVTCRVQFLLDQDPFICTNFPEPRRPPSLDVDENAPLSQVVPLVHKLLDAPLKLEECTLQACPQGNYLDLDSSLAEQRDDLESFYQEVTKGKKPLLTLRTHLTVRVHAILEKLYNSHGPELRRSLFSLKQLFQDDKDLVPEFVASEGLTCLVKVGAEADHNYQNYILRALSQIMLFVDGMNGVVNHSETLEWLYTLTGSESRLLVKTSLKLLIVFVEYQESNSPALIAAVNAVDARRGVPAWSYVMDILHERTASDDELLVFAITLVNKTLAALPDQDSFYDVADCLESLGMEDVVARNLAGAGAQPHLKTQFHVYETALRHEDGDISDPAPHLRKERRKMAGGEQEVRRRRRSSNQNAAEPTATASSAGSSPCASSGGSPALSAASSPSGSLRGSPTPPSPASASASPPLHRHDDHDDNDDNDDSDAKTPPSPHHMSSLGLSRKSRIFSKAQSQDTPAAAASQDPPIPCRSPSDHPSANKTSFNADEVFRGPDERNENVNVDDKPVLRRFEDTFLRSLVASQWEKKRRSQHLSRSKLSSSDDVITQGPAANEDEDTNGGLPANGVPCPPQRQPGGVQRQVSTLSNDRKFLLDMLFSKASAPGAPAAPSATAPSPDNGGAGEDDHFLPGEGGHVSNGDGDGEAAVPRVLRRLSSFQARSLESAAPSESSASRRAELEGLEGSAQVALARLAEEQQKRCVRQQSSVDVEGPAQRLESTQMTPLGPGGGPGDAWDRLQPSGASLRIKDLDFSDLLDEEDVDVLDMDTSDSASSCSSAPAPLGGAPPPPPPLPGGLAPPPPPPLPGSLAPPPPPPLPGSLAPPPPPPLPGGPAPPPPPPLPGSLAPPPPPPPPSSGAPSPLVGKKKKTVKLFWRELKPTSAPSKCRFGRGTVWASLDTVQVDTGRLEHLFESRAKEMPIVKKAAETKKSEILVLDSKRSNAINIGMTVLPAVHVIKAAILNFDEFAISKEGIEKILTMTPTEEEKRKIQEAQLANPDVPLGPAERFLSGLASVSALTPRLQLWSFKLNYDTLEKEIAEPLFDLKLAMEQLSANQTFRRILATLLAIGNFLNGSHAAGFELAYLEKVTEVKDTVQRQSLLHHTCNLITENHPQSSDVYSEIPAVTRSAKVPRRSLLSSYPNFNIRYYRHNMRVDFELLAENLVQLERRCKASWENLKVVSKHETKSALKNKMADFLKDCTQRIVILKVVHRRVINRFHSFLLFLGQPAASARDTKATAFCRVISEFALEYRTTRERALALKRKRDKHRERTKTRGKMITETEKFSGAVPCSDITAPVSAALEAESEREAEHHNMTQMLTDERAPPRRSRTARSSAGPSPSPSARWRSSSPQDEDDIMERLVKSVTRNPSDRTSSPKSRKRSRLNRKSMRRTLKSGVSADVIQALGLDKSDHV; from the exons AGAAGTTGTACAACAGCCACGGTCCGGAGCTGCGCCGCTCGCTCTTCTCGCTCAAGCAGCTGTTCCAG gaTGACAAGGACCTGGTTCCCGAGTTCGTGGCGTCCGAGGGTTTGACGTGTTTGGTGAAAGTTGGAGCCGAGGCCGACCACAACTACCAGAATTACATCCTCAGAG CCCTCAGTCAGATCATGTTGTTCGTGGACGGCATGAACGGCGTGGTCAACCACAGCGAAACTCTGGAGTGGCTCTACACcctgacaggaagtgag TCTCGTCTGCTGGTCAAAACGTCCCTCAAGCTCCTCATCGTCTTTGTGGAATATCAAGAATCCAACAGCCCCGCCCTCATCGCCGCCGTCAACGCCGTCGACGCGCGCAGAG GCGTGCCGGCGTGGTCGTACGTGATGGACATCCTGCACGAGCGGACGGCCAGCGACGACGAGCTGCTGGTCTTCGCCATCACTTTGGTCAACAAGACGCTGGCGGCGCTCCCCGACCAGGATTCCTTTTACGACGTCGCCGACTGCCTGGAGAGTCTCGGCATGGAAGACGTGGTCGCCAGGAACCTCGCCGGCGCCGGCGCGCAGCCCCACCTCAAAACGCAGTTCCACGTATACGAG ACAGCCCTGCGACACGAGGACGGCGACATCTCGGACCCCGCCCCTCACCTGCGAAAAGAGCGTCGCAAGATGGCCGGCGGCGAGCAGGAGGTGCGCAGGCGTCGCCGCTCGTCCAACCAGAACGCGGCCGAGCCGACGGCGACGGCGTCCTCCGCCGGCTCCTCCCCCTGCGCGTCGTCCGGCGGCAGCCCCGCCCTCTCCGCCGCCTCCAGCCCCTCGGGATCCCTCCGGGGCTCGCCGACTCCTCCGTCTCCTGCCTCGGCCTCGGCCTCGCCCCCGCTCCATCGCCACGACGACCACGACGACAACGACGACAACGATGACAGCGACGCAAAGACGCCGCCCAGCCC CCACCACATGTCCTCTTTGGGTCTGAGCAGGAAGTCCAGGATCTTCTCCAAGGCCCAAAGCCAGGacacgcccgccgccgccgcctcgcaGGATCCGCCCATTCCCTGCAG GTCGCCTTCGGATCATCCCAGCGCCAACAAGACGTCTTTCAA CGCCGACGAGGTTTTCCGCGG CCCAGATGAGCGTAACGAGAACGTGAACGTGGACGACAAGCCCGTTCTCAGGAGGTTTGA AGACACCTTCCTGCGCAGTTTGGTGGCCAGCCAATGGGAGAAGAAGAGGCGGAGTCAACACCTGAGCCGCTCCAAGCTGTCCTcgtctgatgatgtcatcacacaGGGACCCGCGGCAAATGAGGACGAGGACACCAATGGGGGACTTCCTGCCAATG gtgtGCCGTGCCCCCCCCAGCGCCAGCCAG GTGGCGTCCAGCGTCAAGTCAGCACGCTGTCCAACGACAGGAAGTTCCTTCTGGACATGCTCTTCTCCAAGGCCTCGGCCCCCGGGGCCCCCGCGGCCCCTTCCGCCACCGCACCCAGCCCCGACAACGGCGGCGCCGGGGAAGATGATCACTTCCTGCCTGGTGAGGGAGGCCACGTCTCAAACGGTGACG GCGACGGCGAGGCGGCAGTTCCGCGGGTGCTGCGACGTCTGTCCAGCTTCCAAGCGCGCTCGCTGGAGTCGGCCGCTCCCAGCGAGAGCAGCGCCTCCCGCAGGGCCGAGCTGGAAGGCCTGGAAGGCTCCGCCCAGGTGGCGCTGGCGAGGCTGGCCGAAGAGCAGCAG AAGCGTTGCGTGCGCCAGCAGAGCAGCGTGGACGTGGAGGGTCCCGCCCAGCGGCTGGAGAGCACCCAGATGACCCCGCTGGGGCCCGGCGGCGGTCCCGGGGACGCGTGGGACCGCCTCCAGCCCAGCGGCGCCAGCCTCCGCATCAAAGACTTGGACTTCTCGGACCTGCTGGACGAGGAGGACGTCGACGTTCTGGACATGGACACGTCGGACTCtgcctcttcctgctcttctgCGCCGGCCCCCTTAGGGGgggctcctccccctcctcctcccctccctGGTGGCctggctcctccccctcctcctcccctccctGGCAGCTtggctcctcctccacctccgccCCTCCCTGGCAGCCttgctcctccccctcctcctcccctccccGGCGGTccggctcctccccctcctcctcccctccctGGCAGCTTggctcctcctccccctccgcctcctccctcaTCTGGCGCGCCATCCCCGTTGGTgggtaagaagaagaagacggtgAAGTTGTTCTGGCGCGAACTGAAGCCGACGTCGGCGCCGTCCAAGTGTCGCTTTGGGCGGGGCACGGTGTGGGCGTCGCTGGACACGGTGCAAGTGGACACGGGGCGGCTGGAGCACCTGTTTGAGTCCAGAGCCAAAGAGATGCCCATTGTCAAG AAAGCGGCGGAGACCAAGAAGTCCGAGATCCTGGTCCTGGACTCCAAGCGGTCCAACGCCATCAACATCGGGATGACGGTCCTGCCCGCCGTTCACGTCATCAAGGCCGCCATCCTCAACTTCGACGAGTTTGCCATCAGCAAGGAGGGCATCGAG AAGATCCTGACGATGACGCCGACGGAGGAGGAGAAGCGGAAGATCCAGGAGGCGCAGCTGGCCAATCCGGACGTTCCGCTGGGGCCGGCCGAGCGCTTCCTGTCCGGCCTGGCCTCCGTCAGCGCCTTGACCCCCCGCCTGCAGCTTTGGTCCTTCAAGCTCAACTACGACACTCTGGAGAAG GAGATCGCGGAGCCGCTGTTTGACCTGAAATTGGCCATGGAGcagctgtcggccaatcagacctTCAGGAGGATCCTGGCCACGCTGCTCGCCATCGGAAACTTCCTCAACGGCTCCCAC gcCGCGGGCTTCGAGCTGGCCTACCTGGAGAAGGTGACGGAGGTGAAGGACACGGTCCAGCGGCAGTCTCTGCTCCATCACACCTGCAACTTGATCACGGAAAATCACCCGCAATCCTCCGACGTGTACTCGGAGATCCCGGCCGTCACACGCTCCGCAAAGGTGCCTCGTCGTTCGCTTCTTTCCTCATATCCAAACTTCAAca tacgATATTATCGTCACAATATGAGA GTGGACTTTGAGCTTCTGGCGGAGAATCTGGTCCAGCTGGAGAGACGCTGCAAAGCGTCGTGGGAAAACCTGAAGGTGGTCTCCAAGCACGAGACCAAAAGCGCCCTGAAGAACaagatggccgacttcctgaAGGACTGCACGCAGCGGATCGTCATCCTCAAGGTGGTCCACAGGCGAGTCATCAACAG GTTCCACTCGTTCCTGCTGTTCCTGGGCCAGCCGGCGGCGTCGGCGCGCGACACCAAAGCGACCGCCTTCTGCCGCGTCATCAGCGAGTTCGCGCTGGAGTACCGCACCACGCGCGAGAGGGCGCTGGCGCTCAAGCGCAAGCGGGACAAACACCGGGAGAGGACCAAGACGCGAGGAAAGATGATCACCGAG ACGGAGAAGTTCTCGGGGGCGGTGCCTTGCTCCGACATCACCGCCCCCGTCTCGGCGGCGCTGGAGGCGGAGTCCGAGCGGGAGGCGGAGCACCACAACATGACGCAGATGCTGACGGACGAGCGAGCGCCGCCGAGACGCTCGCGCACCGCCCGCA GTTCGGCGGGTCCGAGTCCGAGTCCGTCCGCCCGCTGGCGGTCTTCGTCGCCGCAGGACGAAGACGACATCATGGAACGTCTGGTCAAGTCGGTCACCCGCAACCCGTCGGATCGGACGTCCAGTCCCAAAAGCCGCAAGCGCTCCCGACTCAACAGGAAGTCCA tgAGGAGGACGCTGAAGAGCGGCGTGAGCGCGGACGTCATTCAGGCTTTGGGACTGGACAAGAGCGACCACGTCTGA